One genomic window of Misgurnus anguillicaudatus chromosome 12, ASM2758022v2, whole genome shotgun sequence includes the following:
- the LOC129446155 gene encoding uncharacterized protein produces the protein MDNVYENTDDFRTQTDVNTSRQKTLQSTEGERVTMRSYRSVSVCLVLLCVLLLTAVIVLCVLINTNNQQFNIKTKNITEERDQLLTKYTNITEERDELIAKYKNITKLSEQLNQEKNELRTHEWIYYQSSLYLFSSENKSWSDSRRYCTDRGADQIIINNEAEKDFVQIMSGTEYNWIGLTDSDEEGRWKWVDGSTLTTR, from the exons ATGGATAATGTCTATGAGAACACAGATGACTTCAGGACACAGACAGACGTCAATACAAGCAGACAAAAAACACTTCAGTCTACAG AAGGTGAACGTGTGACGATGAGAAGTTACAGATCAGTTTCAGTGTGTTTGGTGCTGCTGTGTGTTCTTCTACTGACTGCAGTCATAGTGCTGTGTGTCCTCATcaatacaaacaatcaacagTTTAACATCAAGACCAAAAACATCACAGAAGAGAGAGACCAGCTACTAACCAAATATACCAACATCACAGAAGAGAGAGATGAATTAATAGCCAAGTACAAAAATATTACTAAACTAAGTGAACAACTGAATCAGGAGAAAAATGAGCTACGGACAC ATGAATGGATTTACTATCAGTCCAGTTTGTACTTATTTTCATCTGAGAATAAGAGTTGGAGTGACAGCAGAAGATACTGCACAGATAGAGGAGCAGATCAGATCATCATTAACAACGAAGCGGAAAAA GATTTTGTTCAGATAATGTCTGGTACAGAATACAACTGGATCGGTCTGACTGACAGTGATGAGGAGGGCAGATGGAAATGGGTTGATGGCAGCACACTGACCACTAGGTGA